AATCATCATTATCCATGCGCCACAGTAAAACAAATTCTTGCGTGCGGGACATCTCTGTCTCATCAAATGACAAGACTATTTGTTTAATAACCTGGGGTTGATCAAAAATAAGCCGTATTATTTGTTCACCAGGAGAAGCGGCCTCCCAACCTGAACTTGGACCATCCACCAATGCCGATTCAATCGGGTGCTCGCGGCACTCCGAGCTTATTTCTACCTGTGCCAGATGTTTTAAATCCAAATAGACTACATCAGTATGGATTATATTTTCTACGGGTTGATCGATTTGTGTTTTACGCATTATTGAGCCTTTTGGATTATCGTTAACTTTTTTACTTATTGTTCCCAGGCTGGACTTAAGAACAATGCAAGCCCTAAAACTTGTGCTTAATCAATGTCTTTAATCAAAGCCATCATATCCTCAACAGACATCTTACCACTTACTTCACCGCCTTCGAGCAAGCTATTGGCTAAATCCCGTTTATGTTTATGTAAATCGACAATTTTATCCTCAATGGTATCTTTTGCAACCAACCGATAAATGGTAACGGGACGCTTTTGTCCCATACGATGTGCGCGGTCAGAAGCCTGATCTTCGACGGCCGGATTCCACCACGGATCCATATGAATAACATAATCTGCAGCCGTTAAATTTAAACCGGTACCACCCGCTTTCAGGCTGATTAAAAATAAATCGCCATCCCCTGCCTGAAATAAATTAACGGCTTTTTTGCGTTGCGGGACAGGAGTTGAGCCATCCAGATAATGATAAGGAATACCTTTTTTATCCAATAACTCGCGAATAAGCGTCAAATGTCCGACAAACTGACTAAACACCAAGGCTTTATGACGATTATCCAACAACTCATCCACTAATTCTTCAAAAGCTTCTAGCTTGGAACTACCCAGCGTACTTTCTTCCATCACCAGACGTGGATGACAACAAGCACGTCGTAGCTTCATGATTTCTGCCAATATCTTCAGCTGTTTGTGTCCGGGCTGAGTGGTATCTTCCATCATGGTCTGCATGGCATTACGACGCAACGCTTCGTAGAATGTCCGCTCGCCAGGACTTAATTCAACATGTAAAGTCACTTCAGTACGTGAGGGTAATTCAGTGAGCACATCATTTTTAAGCCGGCGTAAAATAAATGGCCGTAACAACTTTCGCAGTCGTTGCTGAACCTCATGATCCCGTTCATTTTCGATAGCCTGCGCATAGCGTTCGTTAAATTTTTGCAAAGAACCCAGCAGGCCCGGATTAATAAAATTAAATAAATTCCATAATTCGCCCAGATGGTTTTCTATGGGAGTACCGGTGGTAATTAATTTAAAATCCGCCTGCAACGCCATCGCCGCTTTTGAGCGTTTTGTTGTCGCATTTTTAATTGCCTGCGCTTCATCAGCAACAATGGTGTGCCAATGTTTTTGCGTCAAGCGGTCTGCCTCGGTTTGTAACAATCCGTAACTGCAAACTATTAAATCAAAAGGACCTGCAGCATCCAACATATCCTGCCTGCCGCCCAACCCAAATTGATAAATGTTCAAGGTAGGTGCAAAACGCTGCGCTTCTTCCAGCCAGTTTATACAGACCGAGGTAGGTGCCAAAATCAAGGTAGGCCCTTTGGATGCACGGGCTAAAATCAACGCTAAAGCCTGTACGGTTTTACCCAGTCCCATGTCGTCGGCCAGACACGCACCGGCTCCCCAATGCGCCAAACGCATCATCCATTGAAAACCCTCACGTTGATAATCACGTAATTCACCTTGTAAGGTTGATGGCAATGCAGGGTTTAAATCTCCCATCTCATTAAGTCGCAGCAATTGATCTTTCCAGGGCTTGCTGGCGGTAACAGCCATACCATTGGTAATTTCATCCAGCGCCAGTGCTGCTAACGGATGAAAGCGCACTTTATCTTTTTGTACTTCACCTAAACCGGCCAAATCATCCAGGCGTTGGCGTAATTCTCGAGTTAAGACAATAATCTGTCCGTCTTCAAGCTTAAGAAAACGACCTGAGGAACTACTTAACAGACTCATTAAGCGTTGCATATCCAAAACCTGTTCAGCATCAACCTGGACGCTACCTTCGACACTAAACCAGTCTTTTTCTTTGCGTACCGAAAACTGTACTTGCGCTAATCCGGCTTCACGACTGAGCTGAATTTTTTTACCTTTGGGCCACTCAAGTACCGCAAAATCACCCAATGTCTGCAATTGTAATAATGCTTCCAGTGCCGACTCGGCATCATCCAATAGCCATTTAAGCTCTTTAACGGCATATAACTCCGGACACTCACTCAATATTTGCTTTAAATAACGGTTTTCCAGTTTAAAATCGCGGGTAGTCTGTAACTGTTTACCGTCAATTTCTGCCAATACCGTTGTCCCGCCGACACCCGGTTTATAAAGTGGCCCGCCATTGCTAAACGGTTGCGCAAACAGTTCTATTTGTATGCCCTGCCCGACCGGTTGTAAATGAATATGTAATCGACTATCGGCTTCCACACCAAGCGCATGACTGGAGGTTCCGCCAATATCGGATTGTACCGTCAACATTGAGGCGATTGAAGCGATGGAATCAATCACTTGTTGGCGTGCTGTAGCCGGTACCGTTAACCCATTTTTGCCTAAAATCTCGGCAACCTGACGATGCGAATCGTTAATAACATAAACAATCAAGCCATTACTCGCAGTTTTTTGGGTAATAACTTGATGTGTGGTGATTTGCGGTATTAACGAAATGTACAAATTTTCTTTTTGTTCCTTAACCAGCAATTGCGGCTCTGCCAGACTGATATCAACAGGGATGTTTAACGCTTCCTGATGAAGCCAATAAACATGGGGATGTCCTGACGCCTCAATAATAGCTTTACTCGGCAGCACATAATACTCCTTACTTGAATAGCCGTAATAAGCCGGTTCTTTTTCAAGCTCTATGTGGGCACAAATACGGCGGTCTTGCTCAGACAGGTAATCAAAGTCAGCCATATCATGGTATAGCCTTTTTAAAGAAACAGGCTTACCTTTAGTCCATCGACCACTTTTACCAAAAACTTGTTCTTTTGGCGCCATTGTCACGATATTATTATCCAAATTTAATAACCAACTAAGGCGTGATTGTTTTTGGACGGATGCACTTGGTTCGGCAGTCAATTGCGTTAAAGCATCCAATGCTCTTTGCCATGCTGACACTTGCGGTAATAAATCAATAATGTCAGTAAACGGCGATTGTAAATACTGCTCTGCTATCAGCCGGCAAGACTTATTTTTATAATCCAGACGTTGTAATAACGATGAACTCACAGCAGCATACCAGACATAACCTAACTGCTGTGCCTGTTGACAAAATTCGGCTAATCCGGATAAAAACACTTTGTTTTGTGGATTACTCGTCATTATTTCAATTTCGCCTACCCAATATAGCAATAAAGCGTGAAACAAACGTTCGTAGGCAAAATTATTGGTCTTGAATAAATACTCACTGTGTTCGGCAGTAGATTTACCCTGATAAATATCTACCACTTCCAGCAAAATTAAATTCAGTAGATAAAACTCATTTTGCCAGCCCTGTTTAATTGACAAGAATGTCTGTTGTTTAAGCAACTGTAGATTGCCCGGATTACGGCTACGTAGCAATGCCAGATTAAAAATATAACCATGCATATCTACAAAACCAACATTACGTTTACCGGTTTCTTTTTTGAGCGCCTTAAGTGCTGCATTAAACAACTCAATAGCTTCATTATTGCGATTTTGCAAGAAGCGTAAAGTGGCCAGTAATTTAAGCCCATCGACTGACGAATCGCCCGCTAACCATGATTCAGCATCTTTAAAATCACCATGGAAGATACGTTCTTCAATGACCGTGTGGACGATAGCCGAATGTTCAGGCTTTGTTGTACCAAAAAAATGCTCAAGTAGTTGGGAATACTTCGATACATCATTGAGACGCGCCCGGCCGTCATGCAAAAAATAACGTAAGGCTAAAAATTTAATCTGATCAGACAACGAGGTAAACCATTCGGCATCATAATCATTAAAGAAAATTCGGTTAATATTATCGGCGAACTTTTGTGGATACTCGATATGCAAGCGTTCAATATTAGCGGCAAAAGCGGAATCATTGCCCTGATATAAAAAAATTCGTAATTGCTTTATGGCATGGTAGATACTGACACTGGCAGGATAATAATAGTTAGGCTCGGCAATAAGTAGTTGCGCTAACTTGGTAAACCAGGGCTCCTTTATTGCATGCCGCATCAACAGTTCAGCAATCTCTTCATTACAACGCCAACCATCCGAAGTAATAATAATTAATTTGGCTTTTTGTAATTTTTCCCGCAAGGGTTTATCAATTGTAGCTATTATTTTTGCTTCGAAAAGACCTGTTGTCCGTAATAAACGTTGCAGATTGGACTGACCTATCGGGGCATAAATAACAGCTAAAACCAATAAAATATTTTGCTCATTGATTGATAAAGCGCTAAAAAGAGTAACTAATTTACTTTTCATTAATATGTTGTTGTTGCATTGTAAAATTAGAACAGCCAAATAACTACAAATGCTATCTGGCTGCTGATAAAACCGTATTTGGCTAATTTATGTTCGCCATGGGTGTGCGGGTAAGTCAATAACTCCGATGGCTTCAACTCCAGCTTTGGCAACTTGATGGTCGTTTTCGACTGAGCTACCACTCACCCCAACGGCACCAATTAGCACGCCATTTTCATCGACTATAGGTACGCCACCCGGAAAAGTAATCAAGCCGTTATTGGAATGTTCTATGCCGAAAAGTGGTCCGCCAGGTTGAGATAATGCACCGATTTGCCCAGTGTTCATGGCAAAAAAACAAGCTGTCTTGGCTTTTTTAATGGCAATATCAACGCTTCCTACCCAGGCACCATCCATACGTACGAAAGCCTTTAAGTCAGCACCCGAATCGACTACAGCAATACACATTTTGGTGTCTGTTTTTTTTGCCTCGCCTAAGGCTGCAGCTAGTGCTTTTTCGGCTTGTTCAAATGTTACATGCATAATTTAGTTCTCTCTAATTTATTGAATTAATAATCCAAGTTATTTATCAAATCGACATAATCTTAAGAAATGGATAAATCAATTATCCAGCCTGATTTAAATCCTTCACAGAATATTCGCGTAATCCTTCTCCAACTGCCGAAAATTCAGCGATGACATGAAGCGGCTAAAGCTCAACCAACATGACAAGCCCATTAAATCCCTAAATTGCGGAGGCAAGAAGCGGGGCGCCATAACAGTACCCTCATCCACCAGATCAACCAGTACTTTCATATCTTCAATCATGGTTTTACCACAAAACAATAAGGGAATACGATCCGGTTTACCTTTACTAACCGCCAGACGCATGAAATTATAAGTCAGTACGAAACCTTTGATGTAAGTCAGATCTTTGGTAAACGGCAAGCCATCGGAACTACTGCCTCTAAATACTCGACTACTCAGCGTATAACTTTCTTCCTCATCAAGACCTTTATCTATGAAAAAAGTAAATATATCCATAAAGTCTGCACCCTCTTCAACCAAAGTAATCGCCCGCACCCGATTAATCAGGCGCATAAGTCGACTGGGTGTAGAGCTAAAGGTTAGTATTTCCATTAATACTGCCAGGCCTTCCTGAGTGACTGTTGCGGAAGGTGGACCTTTGCCAAGAAAGGTACAATAAGGCTGGGCAAGACCATTTAATGTCGTCCCCAAATGCACCCAAATTTCATGAACCTCAAGAACCCGCAAATCACGCATGTTAAACAAGGCATCCGCGCGCAATTTGATATAGTCAGTGCCTGCTGCGGCATCAGCAACAATTCCATCGCTAAGCATTGCCCGTAGGCCATCACCAGGAAATACACTTTCAATTTTTTCGTTAAGAATAGCTACTGCATCTTTTGCATTAATGGTCTTGGGTTCTTCGGCTAAAAAATCAAGTTGCACAAGTTGAGACAGTGTCGCTTCCATCATACTACCTAGATTGGCAATGGTTGGATCTCCGACATGAAAAACATCTTGGGAGGAGCCATACAGTTCCTGCGATATATTCGAAAAAATTGGCGTCCCCCTGGCCTCAAGCATACGTACAACATCTTGATATTCACGGCAAATCCTGCGCATAATAACGCTAAGCGGGTTAAGTTGACCTAATTTTCGCACTAAATCACGCTCTATCTGATAAAACTCGTATTTTTTCTCGGTAGGGTCAAAGCCCAATGAGCGATTTTGATAATAATCAGTTGTTATTAGCGGTGGTTTTTGACAGTGTCCTTTAAAAAACTCCTGTTTGATACTGTCATCCCATTTAATGGCATCAAGGATACGGATCGGTTGCTGTGCCTTAACAAGGCGATCAGAAAGCGATTTAACCTCAATCAGATAAGTTGATGGTTTAACAATTTTCTTACTCATATCTATGTCATCCGATAGCTGTGCTAAATTAATATGGCAATAATTCCCATAGATCAGCTATACATACTGTAAAACCAGGTTCAGTATAGCAATAGATTAAGAAAGCCCAAGGAATTCCAGTGCGGGCCAACTTAAAAAAGTAGTGTGCATACAATCGACTCAACCAATAAGCTAGGCTACGGACTAGATTATGTAACGTGCCCTCTATTATCGCTAAGCTGTTTTTCAATACGGCGACTGATATAAATCCCTGTAACCAATACTATTACTGATAGTTTCATCTGTAATCTCGATTAATCGGTTAGCTATTTGAAATATACTATTACAACCAACTGTTTTATATTGTTATTTATTAATTCTTACATACTCTTCACTGTTTACAGTGATAATACCTGATTGACGATTAATTATTCATTTAAGATTAATTTAAGACTTCAATGTGCACAATAGCCAAAATAAGTAGCACCTGAGATAAATCCATGAACCAGCAACCATTAAAAAATACTGTAATTGACGAAGACAGTGCAATAACATCAAGGCGAAAGTTTTTGAAGCAGTTAGCTTGTGGATCTTTACTGGCATTGGGTGGATCAGAGGTTGCATCTGCAGCAGTTCGACATGTTATTCATCAAGGTCGACACAACTATGCTCCGCCTCGTAAAACTACCACCCAATCTTTTCATTCGCGAATTTTTACCCGGCATAACCAAACAGAATCACTGGATATTAGTTATCCCGCATACAAAACACTGTCTTTTGAACATGCGCACACCGGCGACAAATTAAAGTTAACTTATTTTGAACAGGGGCGCTATATTAAAGACGCACTGAAAGAAATTAATTACCTGATGCGTGACTACCATAACGATGATATTCACCCCATTGATACCGCATTGCTGGATCAGTTATTTGATCTGAAGCAAACACTTGGCGTTACCAAACCTTTTCATATCGTCTCCGGTTATCGCTCTCCGATTACCAACGCCCAGTTACGCAGCCATAGTAGTGGGGTTGCTGAACATAGTTTTCATATGCAGGGAAGAGCAATAGATATACAGGTTCAAGGAGTAGCAACAAAAACGATTAAAAATGCGGCCATAGCAATGGCAAAAGGTGGCGTCGGTTACTATCCTCGCAGTGGTTTTGTACATCTGGATACCGGCGAGATTAGAAGCTGGTAACGAAATACACATAATACTCTTAATGAATCAAACTAAAGCCCAAGCTACTGAATAATTAGATTGGGCTTCAAACAGCCGTTAATTTGTAATAGTCTCGGCAGGCTTGACACTTTCACTAACAAAAATCGACATATCAGACAAGTCTTCAGGCTTGCGCAATGCCTCAAGCAAAACAGCATCATGGTCGTAAATGTCTTTATAGAACAAAAGATTATTATTCTGATCAAAAAAAGATGTGATATAAAAAAACAACACCGGGATTGGCTTTTTTAAGATAACACGCTGTGTTTTGGGTGTGCTCAGCGCTTGATGTATAGACTCCTTGCTCCATTGATCTTTAAGCGCAAAAGCAGCCAGACCTTCCGGATTTGCAACGCGTACACAACCATGACTAAAATCTCTCCGTGATTTATTAAATAAGGTTTGAGATGGCGTATCATGTAAATAGACATCTTCCTTGTTAGGAAAAATAAACTTTACCCTGCCCAACGAATTCTTCTTGCCCGGACGCTGCCTGACTTTCAACGACCCTTGCTTCAGCTCCGCCATTGACGAGTCAGTAAAGGGGACGGCCTTGGTTTCATTACCAAAAGTAGTCACCAACTCCATATTCACTATATCCAAATAGTCAGGATTTTGCCTTAACTTGGGTAATATTTCTTTCTTTACGATACTGTAAGGCAAATTCCAGTAGGGCATAAAATCAATATAACTCATTGTTGCCATCAATACTGGAGTTTCATTTTTTAACGCCTTACCAACAACAACTTTCATGTTGGGTATCTCTAAATTAAATTGATCCTTGTCATCAAAGGCCCATAATTGAAAAGCCGGAATATTAACAACAAGGTAGGGCCCACTATTAAGTTCAGGTAACCATCTCAGTCTTTCCATGGCTAATTCGATTTGCTTGACTCTTTGACTCAACGGTATATTCATGGCGGCAACGGTTTCCTTACCGATAATCCCGGTTGCAGTCAAGGCATGCCGAAGCTGAAACTTTTTAACTCCAGCAACAACGTCACCGCTATAGCGCCTGGACTTCTGGTTACCACTATCGCTCACGATGGCCATATCGCCTATAGACCCTAAAAACTGCTCCAGTTCAGCAAGTTGCTGAAAATTCTCACCTGGATTTAATGCCTTCGCAATACGTAACTGAAACGCTGGCAGTTTGCTGGCCAATGGCCGATAAGTGGCTAATGCGGATTTTAACTTTTGATATTGTTGTAATTTTGGCTCTACCAATAACGGTAATTGCTTGATAGTCCCCAAGGCCAAACTTTCTTTAATCAGCACAGGTAAATCAATCAGCTGTTTTCCTCTCAAATCGAGTTTATAGTTTATGCCTTGTGGATTTACTCTGCCATAATGTAAATCATGAAGAAAACGCAGTAAAGCCAGGCTAATAGCCGTATCATATAGCGCTAATTGCCGGCCATTATCCGTCGCATTAACAGCCAATACTCCCGGCAATTTTTGCCGTAGCATTTCAGTATCATAGCTTGCTGAAATCAGGCCATTGACTGTAGCACCATCCAATAAACTGAGGACATCAAGAATGTTTTTTTCTGCATCAGCATTGCCGAGCCATAACAAATGGTAATCGGTAGCTTTATAAAGCGCTTCAAGATCTTTGGCGCGATTAATAAAATCCGACAGCAGTAGATAAGGATGCTGTTTTGTAGAAAAAATAATATTAAGTTCATCCGTTAAACTACTATTTTCGTTAGTAGCAGGCTTAATATCTAAATCTGCGGCAGAGCTAACGATAACGTCTTTTTGACTAGTCGCATCATCAGTCACCAGATTAGTCATTTGATTATTAATATCCGCCGCCAATAGTCCTTGAGTTGGCAAACTCAAGCAAAAAAACACAATAAAACGGCTTAGAATAGCTACAGTAATTTTTTTAAAACTTACCCCTTGCATATTACGCCCGAGCCAATTTTTTAAAGCACTTTTTCGCGAAAAAAATAATTTTTTCGAATCAAGCATACAATCCCTCTTTACTAATACAGTACATTCACTTATCTTTAAAATAATCATAAACAATTAGTTTTTAATGTTACTTACCGACTTATGTTACAATTTTAACACTAACAACGCGCTTAAATGGTATCAAAAACCGCAAAATAGAATAAATATTCCACTTTATATTACTTTATACAAGCAATACCTTTCCCAAAAAATTAAACTCCGGAACATAGAAATACGGCAGACATAACCTATTAATAGTAAATATTTATATTAAAAACCATGTCAGAAAAATGCCCAATCAAATAATGAATAACTACTTCCTGCTACCTTTCGTTATGAATCACTAGGTTACCAAAGAAAAACTGGCGAAAATATTTATCATTTTATGGCTCATGCTTGGTGAAACTCATACAGATAACTCTTGCACATACCTATTTACCGACACTGCTAGAATAATTTACCGATAAGAACGCCTATAAACTTGACTCTATCTTCGGATTGGTCTTATTTGCACTTTTGTTTGGTAAGAATTTGTAATGTTTGAAAAAATAGATATTCCGCATCCTTAAAAATAAACAGAAAAAATCAATTAACTAGAGATCGTGGCATTATTTACGATCTTCAAATTTTCTTACTTTGACTTTATAAATCATGGATAACCTACAGCACAACGACCAATAGATGTAGGCCGGAATAAGGCTTTTCAAGCGTAAGCGAGAACAAGCGTTTTCGACTAGCTGTACGAGTGCGTCGGAAACGCCACCACGCGCTCCGCCCTTCGACAAGCTCAGGACAGGCTTGGGTGGTCTTATTCCAGCCTACGCCTAATGCTTGTTATCACTAAATTCCCCGAAATCAAGAATTAAAAACTTAAAGATTGCGTTTATTTATAAAAATAATATTATTTAATTTTTAACAGGATACCAAGTGTATGCGGAATATCCGGAAAAATTACCGAAATAGCTTTTTTGCAGAATTTTTCTGGAGATATTGTCTCATTCCATTAGCTGCTATTTAGCAGTTGATTGACTTTGCATATTGTATTACCATCTAATTTAAATGGTTATAGATTTCACTTTAAGGATGCAAATATGGACACTCATCAATTATTAATGCGAACCTTCATAAAGAGCGTATTTTCTCAACAAATAGTTGTGTCAAAAATATTGCACGAACTCAATGGACATGATTCGTCTAAAGAAGAAAAAATTAGCTTATTAAAATTGTGTATTGAAACACTAGAAAAAAAACACCCTTGATATGGTATTTATAGCCACCCACCCCTAAAAATTCGGACAGTGTAACAATATCCTCTCTTTGATAAAAACGCAGATTTTCACGAGCTACAAAATTTGACTACATAGACTTTTAGAATTTGGATTTCCAATTCACGTCGAGGTTAGCTCATGCAGTTTATAACCCATGAAAAGATGCTATCTGTTGGCATCAAAATCATCTATCTGAAGGTAAAAAACAGACTTTATTTAGCATTTCTATAATCAAGTATTTTCATCATCCCAAACTTATTTCCACTCTATTTCACAAAAAATTATATTTTTCATGTCTTTCGTGGACAGTTTAGTAAATCTCCTTAACAAATACGCGGCAGGGGATCTTCTTCCAGCTCTTGTAAAATACGCTCTCCACCCAGCACCGTTTCAATCAGTGCATGAGGATATCCGGCTTCAATCCGGCCTATTATTGCGGCATCCAAATAACCTGAATTATGCAGATTGTGTATGGCTGTTTCAGCATAAGCCGGATCTATAACGGCCAATACACGTCCTTCGCAAGCCATATATAGAGGATCATAACCCAGCATATCGGCAACAGCTCTAACCTGCTCGTTAACAGGAATTTTACACTCATAAAAACGTACAGCATTATCGGTTGCCTGGGCAATTTCATGCGCTATTGTCGCAATACCTCCCCGAGTTGGATCGCGCATAAATCGCAGCCCAGGTGTATTAATTAAAGCTTGAGTGATAGGGAAAACACTAGCAGCATCCGATTGTAAACTGCCACTTAAACCAAACTGCTCACGCGCCAGCATTACCGCAGTACCATGTTCGCCAGTCGTACCACTCAACAAAATCGAATCTCCAGGTTTTATTTGGTCTATACCCAAATGCAAATCGCGGTTACGCACCCCAATCCCGGTTGTCGCAAAATAGATACCGCCACCCTGCCCTCGCCGTAACACTTTAGTATCACCGGCCACTATTTTTACCCCGCATTCCTGACAGGTTTTTGCCATACTTTGAACAATCCGGTCAAGCACAGCAATTTCCAGCCCTTCTTCGATAAAGGCATTCAGTGTCAAGTAAAGCGGTGTAGCTCCTGAAACCGCCAAATCATTGACAGTACCATGCACCGCCAGACTGCCAATATTGCCGCCGGGAAACTCAAGCGGCTCAACGGTAAAACCATCAGTGGTCATAACAACATCGCCGGCATTGAGGTCTAGCGGAATCAGCGCGGCGTCGGTGCGTGTATCCAGCAAATCATTTTTTAGATGACGGGCAAACAGCTGATCAATTAACTCCCGCATCAAGCGCCCGCCATTACCGTGAGCGAGACTGATATGGGTGTCAGACAAGGTATATTCGGGGTTCATTACTCAGCCTTTTAAATAATTACATCAGGCATTCTAACAGTGCCAATCAGCACAGGCTATTTTTCTTATGTCCTTATTTAAAAATCACTCATACTGATTGGCGAAGATATTAACCAACTAAAACCCTCTATTTAGTATTGTTTTGACCAAATATTTCTGCTAAGGTAGCTAACGTAAAAACTATGGTGGAAAGTATCTTTACACATTTAGTTATATAAAATATATCGTCTTTTTTACATTTCCCCATACCGCTCGTGATTGCGGATGACTTGACCG
Above is a window of Methylobacter sp. S3L5C DNA encoding:
- the hypE gene encoding hydrogenase expression/formation protein HypE, whose protein sequence is MNPEYTLSDTHISLAHGNGGRLMRELIDQLFARHLKNDLLDTRTDAALIPLDLNAGDVVMTTDGFTVEPLEFPGGNIGSLAVHGTVNDLAVSGATPLYLTLNAFIEEGLEIAVLDRIVQSMAKTCQECGVKIVAGDTKVLRRGQGGGIYFATTGIGVRNRDLHLGIDQIKPGDSILLSGTTGEHGTAVMLAREQFGLSGSLQSDAASVFPITQALINTPGLRFMRDPTRGGIATIAHEIAQATDNAVRFYECKIPVNEQVRAVADMLGYDPLYMACEGRVLAVIDPAYAETAIHNLHNSGYLDAAIIGRIEAGYPHALIETVLGGERILQELEEDPLPRIC